From Rhizobium sp. Pop5:
GCAAGGGAGGAATCGATGACGAAACTGGTTTGTGCTAGCGCGCTTGCGCTTGTTCTCATGGCGGCCCCTACCAAAGCCGAGACCATCAATATTTTGGTGGAAGGCGGCGGCGAGATGCTGCAAAAGGCAGTCGCCGAAAAGTTCACCGCGGAGACCGGAGTAGAGGTGAACTTCACCGTCGTTCCCTACCAAGGTGTCTTTGATAAGTTCTCGGCCGAAATCGCCTCCGGCTCCTCGGCGTTCGATGTCGTCACTATCGATGTCGTCTGGAACGCGAAATTTGCGAGCCACGTCGAAGACATCTCATCTCTTTACACCGATGCAATTCGGGCGGACTTGCCGCCGGCCCTGCTGGCAGACGCGAAAGTCGGTGGCAAAGTGATTGGCATGCCAGCCTGGGCGAATGCCGAGATCGTCTTCTATCGCAAAGATCTCTTTGATAAGCCGGAGGAGAAGGAAGCGTTTCAGGCGAAGTATGGCTACCCGCTCGCTCCTCCCAAGACATGGCAGCAGTGGCGCGACATCGCGAAATTCTTCACGCGTGACACGGATGGTGACGGCAAGATCGATTTCTGGGGTACCGACACCATTGGCACCTTCTCAGAGGAATGGATGACGCACGTGCTCCAAGCGGGCTCGCCCGGCGTAATACTCGACAAGGACGGCAAGGTCATCATCGACAATGATGCCCATAAGAAGGCGCTCGAATTCTACATTGCGCCGCACTGCACCGATCATTCCGTTCCTGAAAACGTCAATGAAATCGGCTGGGGTGAGGCGCAGAACCTATTCTACCAGGGCAAGACGGCCATGATGAAGTTCTGGGCGCACGCCTATAAGATGACGCCCGCAGATTCGAAGGTCAGCGGCAAGGTCGGCGTCGTGCCGATGCTGGCCGGCGACGCCGGAATCGCTGCTATTCCAGGCCCCTGGTACAACGTCGTCCCCTTCAACTCCCAGCACAAGGATGCGGCAAAGAAATTCATCGCTTTCGCGATCGCGAACAACGCCCTGGGTATCGAAGCCCCACTCGGCCTTGCCGCAACGAATTCCGCCTATCGCGGCTATTCCGGCAAGCCTGGTTATGAGCACTTCGCCCCGCTTCTCGAGACGCTGGGCGCGCCGGCGACACAAGGCCGGCCGGCCGCCGAGAAATATCAGGAAATCGTCGACGAAGCCGTTCTGCCCGCTGTGCAAGAAGCGCTGACCTGCAAGGCAGACGTCGGAGAACTGCTGCAGGAAGCCAAGGAGACGATTGAGGACATTCTCAACTAATCCGATATTTACCTCAACATCGCGGGAGGATGAACTGTCGCCCGCGATATCATCTCTTGGAGACGGCCATGTCGGGCGAAGACCGATTTGTGCTTTGCATGCTTGCGCCCGCGGCGGCGATCCTCGGGTTGCTGGTCGCATACCCGGTGGGACTCTTGATATTCGATTCCTTTTTCAAGGTCGATACGATTACGCCCCATATACGCGAGTGGGTCGGGATGCAGAACTATGTCGACGCGTTGACGTCGGCACGGGTCGCGGAGAGCGCGTTGAGAACCGCTCAGTATTCGGTCTTTGCGTTGTTCTTCGAGTTCACTTTCGGTTTTTGTGCCGCGCTATTGTTTTCGGCCATGGCTGGAGAGTCGCGGTGGCACCGCACGCTCTTCGCCCTGCCGTTGATGGTCCCGCCCATCGTCGCTGGTCTGCTTTGGCGGTTTCTGCTGGTCGGCAACATCGGCATCCTGAATTATGGGCTCGCTCGCCTGGGGGTCATCAGCGATCCTAGCGCTATCGCCTGGTTGTCCAACGAAGATATCGTCATTTACTCCGTTTCCTTCGCCGACATCTGGCTGACCACCTCTTTTGTCGCCCTCGTGTCCTATGCCGGGTTGACGAACATTCCGAAGGATCTACTGGAAGCGGCAACGATCGACGGTGCGAACGCGTTCAGGCGCTTCTGGCATGTGACATTGCCGCTGATGCGCCCGGTGATCGCCGTGGTGGTCATCGTCCGCGGCGTGGATGCCGCCAAGACTTTCGATCTGATCTGGATACAGACCCAGGGTGGTCCCCGCCATGCCTCGGAAGTGTTCTCGATGAACATCTACCAGCGCATGGTTCGTTTCGGTGATCTCGGGGAAGCGTCCGCGTCCGGCACCCTGTTCCTCATCGTCATGATGCTTCTGGCCGCCCTCGCCTATTGGAAAATCTGGAGGCCGGTCCATGCATAACGCCCGCCCCCTCAATTTCAGTGGGGTATTGATAAACGCGGCGGCTCTCGTGCTCGTGCTGTCGTACGCCCTGCCTTACCTGTATTTGCTCATGACCTCCCTCAAACCGGCGGCCGATGTCCAGCAGATCCCGCCGAGCTTCTTTCCGGCCGTTCTGTCGTTCGAAAATTTTCGCGAGGTCCTGCGGTCATCGACCTTGCCGAAAGCCTTCTTCAACTCTCTCACCGTGGCAGTGCTGACCACGGCACTTTCGCTGGTGGTCGCTGTTCCCGCCGCTTATGTCGCAACACAGTACCGGCGCAGAATCACGACCCTCTTCCTGCTCTTTGCACTGGTCACACGCATGGTGCCATCGGTGTCATTGGGTGTGCCATTGTTCCAGCTTTTAAAGTCTCTGGGCCTACTCGATACGGTCCCCGGCCTGGTTCTCGCCCATACGTCGGCCGCGGTGCCACTTGCACTATTGCTGATGTCGGCCTTCTTCGAAGGTGTGCCTAGGGAACTCGAAGAAGCAGCACGCATGGATGGCTGCACACGTTTCCAGGCATTCTGGAAGATCATCCTTCCGGTGATGACCGGTGGGATCGCGGTGACTGCGCTCTTTACCTTCATCACGAGCTGGAACGAGTTCCTCTATGCATTGCTGCTGACATCGGAGGCCACGAAAACGGCGCCGATCGTCATCGCGGAATACAATTCGGTCTACGGGCTTGCCTGGGGTGCGATGACCGCAGCCGCGGTGCTCTATTCGCTCCCCGTGATCGTCGTAACGCTCGCACTTCAAAAGCAGATCGTCGGCGGCCTGACATTCGGCGCCGTAAAGGGATGAGGGAGACAGAAGCATGGCCGGCATAGAGCTGCGGAATATCAATAAGGTCTACGGCAACAACTTTCACGCCCTCCACGACCTTAACTTCGATATCAGGGACGGCGAGTTCATGGTGTTCGTCGGCCCGTCGGGTTGCGGAAAGTCGACGGCGCTCCGGATGATCGCCGGCCTGGAGAGTATTTCCAGCGGCGAACTCAGGATCGGCGACAGGGTTGTCAATCATGTCGATCCCAAGGATCGCGACATCGCCATGGTGTTCCAATCCTACGCGCTTTATCCTCATAAGACGGTCCGAGAAAATATAGCCTTCCCCCTGCAGATGGCCAGGCTGCCCAACGCCGAGATTGCCGGCCGCGTAGACGAAGCCGCACGCATCCTCGAATTGACGACTTTGCTCGACCGCAGGCCGGCACTCCTTTCAGGAGGCCAGCGTCAGCGTGTCGCGATGGGACGAGCGATCGTCCGCAAACCAGCGGCCTTCCTGATGGATGAACCGTTGTCGAATCTGGATGCCAAGCTGCGAGTGCAAATGCGCGCCGAGATCGCCAGCCTGCAAAGAAAACTGAATGTCACGACGATCTATGTGACCCACGACCAGGTCGAGGCGATGACGATGGGGGACCGCGTAGCCGTCATGAAGGGCGGCGTGCTGCAGCAGGTCGACACGCCGCAAAACCTCTACAATCGCCCTGACAATGTCTTTGTCGCTGCCTTCATCGGGTCGCCTTCGATGAACTTGTACGAGGCGGCCCTGAACGGAAGGACACTGACCCTCGGCAGCAACAGTTTCGAGATCCCCGATCGGGTTTTCGAATACCGCCCGTCGCTGAAGGGTGCGTCTAACCGTCAGATCATTGTCGGTATCCGGCCTGAGCACATGAACGATGCCGCAATCCGGCCCTCTTCGGCAGAGTTCTCGGCCCCGGCCACTCTTGTCGAGGCGCTAGGTTCTGAATCCATGGTGCATCTGAATATCGATGCACCATGGGTGGATGCTGGCGACCCGGACGCCATCGCCGACATCGGCGACGAAAAAGCGGCTGTGGCCCGCTTCTCTCCGAAGAGCACAGTGCGCGCCGGTGACATCGCGCGCATCGCTGTCGATGCCGAAGAACTTCACTTCTTTGAACCGGACACCCGCACCAGCATCTGGTGATGGCATAGCCAGGAGAAAACAAGAATGACCAGCCGATCCATCGCCCCCAGTCGCCTCCAACGAACGATAGTTAGCGAAAACTATTACGACGTAACGAACTTTCCCGTCGGGAGCCCCTATGAGGATATCGGCGCGGTCATCAACAGCATCATTGCGGATATAAAAAGCAGGCAACCGGCTGCCGATCTAAATGACGGCGGAAAACCTGGAGCAGTGATCTATATACCGCCAGGCGATTATCGTCTGGTCACGCAAGTCGTCATAGACGTCAGCTACCTGAAAATTGTTGGCTCTGGACATGGTTTTACGTCTTCGAGCATCCGTTTCAACACACCCGAAGCCGAGCTCGCACACTGGCACGAGCGGTGGCCGGGGGGAAGTCGCGTCCTTGTGGACACTTCTTCAACTGGCGCCGACGATGAGGGAGCTGGAGCCGCGTTTTATGTCAAGCGCAGCGGAAATCCTCGTCTAAGCTCAGTGGAATTCGCTGACTTTTGCATCGATGGCCTGCATTTCGTTGACGATGACTTGGGGTCGAATGAACCAGAAAATACATACGTGAATGGCAAGACGGGGATCTATGTCGGTAGCGCCAGTGACTCATTCCGAATTAGCGGGATGGGCCTCATCTATCTGGAACATGGAGTTACTGTTCACGATGCAGATGCGCTCGCGATAGATAGCAATTTCATCGCGGAGTGCGGCAACTGTATCGAATTGAAAGGCATGGGGCAGGCATCGAGAATCGCGAATAATTTCGTCGGAGCTGGATATAAAGGCCATTCCATTTATGCCGAAAACTATGCGGGCATTCTAATATCCTCAAATAACGTATTCCCTCGAGGAGCAAGCAGTGTCTATTTTTCCGGCGTGGTGCGTTCCTCGGTCACGGGAAATAGATTTCACTCCTTTTATCCCGGAATGTTGGTTTTTGATGCGAACTGCTGCGAGAATTTGGTCTCCTCAAATCACTTTCTGCGCGATCACGAACCATGGGCGCCCATGCAGAAGTACGACAACGGCCTGGATGATCTGTTCGGACTCTTGCGAATTGACGGCAGCAACAATTCACTCATCGCGAACCACATTTCGGAAACAATAGATACGCAATATATTAGGCCGTCCGCAGTCAATCCCGTGATAATCAACGTGGTTTCCGGCAGCGGCAATTACATTGCCAATAATCACATTGTGGCGACAACCGAAATATCGCAAGTCGATGATGCGCCGAACAGTGCCTGCTTTTCAACACAAGTGAGCGCGTTGCTTTCCACAAGCAATTTGAAGCCGCTCGCAGTAACGGCAGTATTGGTGCAAGAGCGATCGATGGGGAACACGATCCTGGATTCAGGTTATGACCACCAGGTTGAGATGAACAGAGCTTTGAATGCCTTTAGGGCCACGCCGTCTTTTGAACAGTAATATCAAAGCTCAACACATGTCAGCCAGCCCTTCCGGGACCCTTCGAGTTGGCGTTTGCACTGACTCCAATGGAAAGCGAGCTCGCTCGGGAGAGCAATGCCGTCGCCAGACGAAGTGTTTCGATTGATTTTCATTGACTTCGAAAATTCACTGCAAGGAGAGACAGTGTGCGTACACAACGACGGCTGCTTGAGCTGGGCACTCGCATTGAGTTTTGGGCACGAGCGGTCGACAGAAATGCGGACGAATTCCCGTTCCTGATTCGGCAAGGCGAGCAGGTCCTATGGGCGGTGAAACGCTTCTCGGAGTTTTCGGAGTTCTACAGCTACCATCATCGTGAGACGTGCGAGGTGGAGTTCGAATGGGATGAAGGCGTAACGGAATTCACCTGGGCCTATGCTTACAATCCGCTGTCAGTCTCGGATACCGGAATCACCGTTCTGGAATTCGGAGAACAACTCATCGAGCGCACAGGACCCGAGATTGATGCCTGGTGCGCTTCCGACCCGCGACGCCCGCGTCTGCATTTCTCCCCACCGAAAAACTGGATGAATGACCCCAACGGGTTGTGCAAGATCGGCGATATC
This genomic window contains:
- a CDS encoding ABC transporter ATP-binding protein — translated: MAGIELRNINKVYGNNFHALHDLNFDIRDGEFMVFVGPSGCGKSTALRMIAGLESISSGELRIGDRVVNHVDPKDRDIAMVFQSYALYPHKTVRENIAFPLQMARLPNAEIAGRVDEAARILELTTLLDRRPALLSGGQRQRVAMGRAIVRKPAAFLMDEPLSNLDAKLRVQMRAEIASLQRKLNVTTIYVTHDQVEAMTMGDRVAVMKGGVLQQVDTPQNLYNRPDNVFVAAFIGSPSMNLYEAALNGRTLTLGSNSFEIPDRVFEYRPSLKGASNRQIIVGIRPEHMNDAAIRPSSAEFSAPATLVEALGSESMVHLNIDAPWVDAGDPDAIADIGDEKAAVARFSPKSTVRAGDIARIAVDAEELHFFEPDTRTSIW
- a CDS encoding sugar ABC transporter substrate-binding protein, which gives rise to MTKLVCASALALVLMAAPTKAETINILVEGGGEMLQKAVAEKFTAETGVEVNFTVVPYQGVFDKFSAEIASGSSAFDVVTIDVVWNAKFASHVEDISSLYTDAIRADLPPALLADAKVGGKVIGMPAWANAEIVFYRKDLFDKPEEKEAFQAKYGYPLAPPKTWQQWRDIAKFFTRDTDGDGKIDFWGTDTIGTFSEEWMTHVLQAGSPGVILDKDGKVIIDNDAHKKALEFYIAPHCTDHSVPENVNEIGWGEAQNLFYQGKTAMMKFWAHAYKMTPADSKVSGKVGVVPMLAGDAGIAAIPGPWYNVVPFNSQHKDAAKKFIAFAIANNALGIEAPLGLAATNSAYRGYSGKPGYEHFAPLLETLGAPATQGRPAAEKYQEIVDEAVLPAVQEALTCKADVGELLQEAKETIEDILN
- a CDS encoding carbohydrate ABC transporter permease, coding for MHNARPLNFSGVLINAAALVLVLSYALPYLYLLMTSLKPAADVQQIPPSFFPAVLSFENFREVLRSSTLPKAFFNSLTVAVLTTALSLVVAVPAAYVATQYRRRITTLFLLFALVTRMVPSVSLGVPLFQLLKSLGLLDTVPGLVLAHTSAAVPLALLLMSAFFEGVPRELEEAARMDGCTRFQAFWKIILPVMTGGIAVTALFTFITSWNEFLYALLLTSEATKTAPIVIAEYNSVYGLAWGAMTAAAVLYSLPVIVVTLALQKQIVGGLTFGAVKG
- a CDS encoding carbohydrate ABC transporter permease, with amino-acid sequence MSGEDRFVLCMLAPAAAILGLLVAYPVGLLIFDSFFKVDTITPHIREWVGMQNYVDALTSARVAESALRTAQYSVFALFFEFTFGFCAALLFSAMAGESRWHRTLFALPLMVPPIVAGLLWRFLLVGNIGILNYGLARLGVISDPSAIAWLSNEDIVIYSVSFADIWLTTSFVALVSYAGLTNIPKDLLEAATIDGANAFRRFWHVTLPLMRPVIAVVVIVRGVDAAKTFDLIWIQTQGGPRHASEVFSMNIYQRMVRFGDLGEASASGTLFLIVMMLLAALAYWKIWRPVHA
- a CDS encoding NosD domain-containing protein codes for the protein MVSENYYDVTNFPVGSPYEDIGAVINSIIADIKSRQPAADLNDGGKPGAVIYIPPGDYRLVTQVVIDVSYLKIVGSGHGFTSSSIRFNTPEAELAHWHERWPGGSRVLVDTSSTGADDEGAGAAFYVKRSGNPRLSSVEFADFCIDGLHFVDDDLGSNEPENTYVNGKTGIYVGSASDSFRISGMGLIYLEHGVTVHDADALAIDSNFIAECGNCIELKGMGQASRIANNFVGAGYKGHSIYAENYAGILISSNNVFPRGASSVYFSGVVRSSVTGNRFHSFYPGMLVFDANCCENLVSSNHFLRDHEPWAPMQKYDNGLDDLFGLLRIDGSNNSLIANHISETIDTQYIRPSAVNPVIINVVSGSGNYIANNHIVATTEISQVDDAPNSACFSTQVSALLSTSNLKPLAVTAVLVQERSMGNTILDSGYDHQVEMNRALNAFRATPSFEQ